Proteins encoded in a region of the Mercenaria mercenaria strain notata chromosome 1, MADL_Memer_1, whole genome shotgun sequence genome:
- the LOC123544700 gene encoding cysteine-rich PDZ-binding protein-like has translation MVCEKCQKKLGKVITPDPWKSGARNTTEGGGRSVNENKALTMKKNRYSPYSTAFEKCRICKSSVHQKGSHYCQGCAYKKGICAMCGKKIINTTNYRQSST, from the exons ATGGTGTGCGAAAAGT GTCAGAAAAAGCTTGGCAAAGTGATAACACCTGACCCATGGAAGTCTGGTGCAAGAAACACAACag AAGGAGGTGGCCGGTCAGTGAATGAAAATAAAGCACTTACAATGAAAAAGAACAG ATATTCCCCGTACAGTACAGCATTTGAGAAATGTAGAATCTGTAAGTCTTCGGTCCATCAGAAGGGCTCCCATTACTGTCAag GCTGTGCATACAAGAAAGGAATCTGTGCAATGTGTGGCAAGAAAATCATCAACACAACAAATTATAGACAGTCGTCTACTTGA